The proteins below come from a single Rosa rugosa chromosome 2, drRosRugo1.1, whole genome shotgun sequence genomic window:
- the LOC133732442 gene encoding uncharacterized protein LOC133732442, with amino-acid sequence MIGAGFYAIWHARNALCFQHSILLPSSLFHSIWMQLHEINFLSTGTMKNTVTELCILHQIGISGRPSKAPRIVEVMWHAPSIHQIKINTDGAACGSPSLAGCGGIFRDHLGQVLGCFAGNLGVTTALEAELRAVIHAIQLASQKGFESMDQRQRKLSLLFS; translated from the exons ATGATCGGAGCTGGTTTTTATGCTATTTGGCATGCTAGGAATGCTCTCTGTTTTCAGCATTCAATTCTTTTACCGAGTTCATTATTTCATTCTATTTGGATGCAACTCCATGAGATTAATTTTTTGAGTACCGGTACTATGAAGAATACAGTTACTGAGCTTTGTATTTTGCATCAGATTGGTATTAGTGGCCGACCTTCTAAAGCACCAAGAATTGTTGAAGTTATGTGGCATGCTCCCTCTATTCATCAAATCAAGATCAACACAGATGGTGCAGCTTGTGGCTCTCCTAGTTTGGCAGGTTGTGGGGGCATTTTCCGAGATCATTTGGGTCAGGTTCTTGGTTGTTTTGCGGGTAATCTTGGTGTCACTACTGCTTTGGAAGCTGAGTTGCGTGCAGTCATTCATGCCATTCAACTGGCCTCACAGAAAG GTTTTGAATCTATGGACCAACGTCAAAGGAAGCTTTCCCTGCTATTCTCTTAA